In a genomic window of Alphaproteobacteria bacterium:
- a CDS encoding EAL domain-containing protein: MGTHNLPDSLLDLLSDAVIVADADLRIQKVNRAFEKATGLTLGLVAGRDLNGLWTEPLAIIDSVLSSGHPQSGEARLEKPGGEIKHFSVNLTPQDGEGTGRPGLLAVLHDLEQSGATQSKVGVDALTGLPNRYLFHDRAEQSLLNAKRAAKSIAMLMIGLDRFSVLNDAFGHSGGDELLKEVAERLKKCVRGSDTAARLSSDMFGLVLPIAAVDDSVIVAEKVLKSMREPFRVDGRDVVLSASIGISIYPTDADTADHLQKNADSAMHHAKSMGRDQYQFYAGEMNEKARKRLDLEHRLRRALSAGEFVLFYQPKIRVEADTLTGMEALIRWIEPDRGMVSPADFIPVAEESGLIGPIGHWVLREACRQNKLWQDMGLKPLRVSVNVSAHQFRDRNLIDKVQEVLVETGLDPKWLELELTESMLVGDIEQVIGKMKTLRDLGIHLSIDDFGTGYSSLSYLARFPITTLKIDRAFVKDVETNPFTAEIARAIIGLSRGLNLEVVAEGAELAEQVDFLRENGCDMVQGFYFSKPLPVPEFEARLIAATEREKASASA, encoded by the coding sequence ATGGGGACGCATAATCTGCCAGATTCCTTGCTCGATCTTTTGTCGGACGCCGTCATTGTGGCCGATGCGGATTTGCGCATCCAAAAGGTGAACCGCGCCTTCGAGAAAGCAACCGGGTTGACCCTGGGTTTGGTGGCCGGGCGCGATCTGAACGGCTTGTGGACCGAACCCCTGGCCATCATCGACAGCGTGCTGAGCAGCGGACATCCGCAAAGCGGCGAGGCCAGGCTGGAAAAGCCGGGCGGCGAGATCAAGCATTTCTCTGTCAATCTGACGCCGCAGGACGGCGAGGGAACGGGCAGGCCCGGCCTGCTGGCGGTTTTGCATGATTTGGAACAGTCCGGGGCGACCCAATCCAAGGTTGGCGTCGATGCGCTGACCGGCCTGCCCAACCGCTACCTGTTCCACGACCGGGCCGAGCAAAGCCTTCTGAACGCCAAGCGCGCCGCCAAATCGATCGCCATGTTGATGATCGGGCTGGACCGATTTTCCGTGCTGAACGACGCCTTCGGCCATAGCGGCGGCGATGAATTGCTGAAGGAAGTGGCCGAACGTTTGAAGAAATGCGTGCGCGGCTCGGATACGGCGGCGCGCCTCAGCTCGGACATGTTCGGCCTTGTCTTGCCGATTGCCGCCGTCGACGACAGCGTGATCGTCGCCGAGAAGGTGCTGAAATCGATGCGCGAGCCGTTCCGCGTCGATGGGCGCGACGTGGTGCTGTCGGCCAGCATCGGCATCAGCATCTATCCTACCGACGCCGACACCGCCGATCATTTGCAAAAGAACGCCGACAGCGCCATGCATCACGCCAAGTCGATGGGGCGCGACCAGTATCAGTTCTATGCCGGCGAGATGAACGAAAAGGCCAGGAAGCGGCTTGATCTGGAACATCGGTTGCGCCGGGCCTTGTCGGCGGGCGAATTCGTTCTTTTTTATCAGCCGAAAATTCGCGTCGAGGCCGATACGCTGACCGGCATGGAAGCCTTGATCCGCTGGATCGAGCCGGATCGGGGCATGGTGTCGCCCGCCGATTTCATTCCGGTCGCCGAGGAATCGGGGCTGATCGGCCCTATCGGCCATTGGGTGCTGCGCGAAGCCTGCCGCCAGAACAAGCTCTGGCAGGATATGGGGCTGAAGCCCCTGCGGGTGTCGGTCAACGTCTCGGCACACCAGTTTCGCGACCGCAATCTGATCGACAAGGTGCAAGAGGTGCTGGTTGAAACCGGCCTCGATCCCAAATGGCTGGAGCTTGAGCTGACGGAAAGCATGCTGGTGGGCGACATCGAGCAGGTGATCGGCAAAATGAAGACGCTGAGGGATTTGGGCATCCATCTCTCGATCGACGATTTCGGCACCGGCTATTCAAGCCTTAGCTATCTGGCCCGCTTTCCCATCACCACCTTGAAGATCGACCGGGCTTTCGTGAAGGATGTGGAAACCAATCCCTTCACCGCCGAAATCGCCAGGGCCATCATCGGCCTGTCGCGCGGCCTCAATCTTGAAGTGGTGGCCGAGGGCGCCGAGCTGGCCGAACAGGTCGATTTCCTGCGCGAGAATGGTTGTGACATGGTGCAGGGCTTCTATTTCAGCAAGCCCTTGCCGGTGCCCGAATTCGAGGCCCGCCTGATTGCGGCCACCGAAAGAGAAAAGGCGTCGGCTAGCGCCTGA
- a CDS encoding global cell cycle regulator GcrA-like protein: MAWTDETINELTRLWQQGLSTSEIGRRIGMSKNAVVGKAHRLGLIARPSPIKRAAPVQPQPPKVVPFNNRGGCSWPIGDPRKDDFHFCGEQAMNGKPYCSQHAAIAYIAPKSNHKSEDAA; encoded by the coding sequence ATGGCCTGGACCGATGAAACGATCAACGAACTGACGCGTTTGTGGCAGCAGGGCTTGTCGACCAGCGAAATTGGGCGGCGGATCGGCATGTCGAAGAACGCCGTGGTCGGCAAGGCGCACCGCCTGGGCCTGATCGCCAGACCGTCGCCGATCAAGCGGGCCGCCCCCGTGCAGCCCCAGCCGCCCAAGGTGGTGCCCTTCAACAATCGCGGCGGCTGCTCCTGGCCGATCGGCGATCCCAGAAAAGACGATTTCCATTTCTGCGGCGAGCAAGCCATGAACGGCAAGCCCTATTGCAGCCAGCATGCGGCGATCGCCTATATCGCCCCCAAAAGCAATCACAAGTCGGAAGACGCGGCCTAA
- a CDS encoding PAS-domain containing protein has product MPSLTSYLPKRLGYRLVFAIGGGFTILASLIFAHEVLGHQDSGPQHWAIELGLILIGILTMMGVVALVLRRPLQALSAATRFAEELAERRGQFLNYEPDAPVEILRLQTAINHASARLADQERQLRESHQAEIDARDAMERLERLSREAIDSISEGFVLFDADMRLVMCNETYRGAYPLIADLLTPGANFIDILRKAATRGQFVDDSEQMDEWVRERIARHLGHTDPVVCRLSGERWYVISERATPSGGVVKLLTDISEIKQQEERLRQSHKMEALGQLASGLAHEFNNVLTAVGGFSEMGLRDPSNAARAELCFTEIAKASERATDLTGQLLSFSRNQPTEAKVVDVGQAVWDLESFLRPLLGEKVSLNIAPHDDGLYSVVNPSQMAQAVVNLVINARDAMPKGGSISIATERASLSSTEAEMLSIAPGDYVVTRVTDTGTGIDEELKKRIFEPFFTTKKAGEGTGLGLAMVYGMATSAGGTVLLESELGMGSTFKILLPITAKPLRARVNERNEFQSQPREETILIAEDDPAVLDYLKHLLFDLGYRTVAATCGKDALRMAAEQPVALILCDVVMGDMSGPEVIQELKTAWPSLKAVLMSGYPFPPLEAGLADAQLAKPLDPALLAETLARLLAEG; this is encoded by the coding sequence ATGCCGAGTTTGACCTCTTACCTGCCGAAACGTCTCGGCTACCGGTTGGTTTTTGCGATCGGGGGCGGTTTCACCATCCTGGCGTCGCTCATTTTCGCCCATGAGGTGCTCGGTCATCAAGACAGCGGCCCCCAGCATTGGGCCATCGAGCTTGGGCTGATTCTGATCGGCATTCTGACCATGATGGGCGTGGTGGCGCTGGTCTTGCGCCGCCCCCTGCAGGCCCTTTCCGCTGCCACGCGCTTTGCCGAGGAACTGGCGGAAAGACGAGGCCAGTTCCTTAATTACGAACCGGACGCGCCCGTCGAGATCCTGCGCCTGCAAACCGCGATCAATCACGCATCGGCCCGCCTGGCCGACCAGGAACGCCAGTTAAGAGAAAGCCATCAGGCCGAGATCGACGCCCGCGACGCCATGGAACGGTTGGAGCGCTTAAGCCGCGAAGCCATCGACAGCATTTCGGAAGGCTTCGTGCTGTTCGATGCCGACATGCGGCTGGTGATGTGCAACGAAACCTATCGGGGGGCCTATCCCCTGATCGCCGACCTTCTGACGCCGGGCGCCAATTTCATCGACATTCTAAGGAAGGCGGCCACGCGCGGCCAATTCGTCGATGACAGCGAGCAAATGGACGAATGGGTGCGCGAGCGCATCGCCCGCCATTTGGGCCATACCGATCCCGTGGTTTGCAGGCTTTCGGGCGAACGCTGGTACGTCATCAGCGAGCGCGCCACCCCGTCGGGCGGCGTGGTCAAGCTGCTGACCGACATTTCGGAAATCAAGCAGCAAGAAGAGCGGCTGCGCCAATCGCACAAGATGGAAGCCCTGGGCCAGTTGGCCAGCGGCTTGGCGCACGAATTCAACAATGTGCTGACGGCGGTGGGCGGTTTTTCTGAAATGGGCCTGCGCGATCCGTCCAACGCCGCCCGGGCGGAATTGTGCTTCACCGAAATCGCCAAAGCCTCCGAGCGGGCGACCGACCTGACCGGACAGCTTCTGTCTTTCAGCCGCAACCAACCGACCGAGGCCAAGGTCGTCGATGTCGGCCAAGCGGTCTGGGATTTGGAATCCTTCCTGCGCCCCCTGTTGGGCGAGAAGGTCAGCCTGAACATCGCGCCGCACGACGACGGCTTGTATTCCGTCGTCAATCCCAGCCAGATGGCGCAGGCCGTGGTGAATCTGGTCATCAACGCCAGAGACGCCATGCCCAAGGGCGGCTCGATTTCCATCGCCACCGAACGAGCCAGCCTAAGCTCGACCGAGGCCGAGATGCTGTCCATTGCGCCCGGCGACTATGTCGTGACCCGCGTGACCGACACCGGCACCGGCATCGACGAGGAGTTGAAGAAGCGCATTTTCGAACCTTTCTTCACCACCAAGAAGGCAGGCGAAGGAACCGGCCTGGGCCTAGCCATGGTTTATGGCATGGCGACCAGTGCTGGCGGCACCGTGCTGCTTGAAAGCGAACTGGGGATGGGGTCCACTTTCAAGATCTTGCTGCCCATCACCGCCAAGCCGCTACGCGCGCGCGTCAACGAACGAAACGAGTTTCAATCGCAGCCCCGCGAAGAAACGATCCTGATCGCCGAAGACGATCCGGCGGTGCTGGATTACCTGAAGCATCTGTTGTTCGATCTGGGCTATCGCACCGTGGCGGCGACTTGCGGCAAGGACGCCTTGCGCATGGCGGCGGAACAGCCGGTGGCGCTGATCCTGTGCGACGTGGTGATGGGCGACATGAGCGGGCCTGAAGTGATCCAGGAGCTGAAAACCGCGTGGCCCAGCCTTAAGGCCGTGTTGATGTCGGGCTATCCTTTTCCGCCCCTCGAGGCGGGATTGGCCGACGCGCAGCTTGCCAAGCCGCTCGACCCGGCCCTGCTGGCAGAAACCCTGGCCAGGCTTCTCGCCGAAGGGTGA
- the argF gene encoding ornithine carbamoyltransferase, with protein MTRHFLNLDRFDEITLRHMLKRGLDFKGKRAADPQPLRGRILAMIFEKPSTRTRVSFEAGMKQLGGDVVVLGQHDTQLGRGETVADTARVLSRYVDAIMIRTNDPAKLDELAAYASVPVINGLTDTTHPCQIMADIMTVEEHRGPIGGKVVAWSGDGNNVANTWIQAAALFGFEMRLACPANLPPDADIMAWARAKGAKIVLTEDPAAAVKGADAVITDAWVSMGFESENRQQFLEPYAVTESLMAHAKPDALFLHCLPAHRGEEVTDGVIDGPWSVVWDEAENRLHAQKGILMWCLEGA; from the coding sequence ATGACGCGTCATTTTCTCAATCTCGACCGTTTCGACGAGATCACGCTGCGCCATATGCTAAAGCGCGGACTGGACTTCAAAGGCAAGCGCGCCGCCGATCCGCAGCCGTTGCGCGGACGCATCCTGGCCATGATCTTCGAAAAGCCGTCGACCCGCACGCGCGTTTCCTTCGAAGCCGGCATGAAGCAGTTGGGCGGCGATGTTGTGGTGCTGGGCCAGCACGACACCCAGTTGGGGCGCGGCGAGACGGTGGCCGACACGGCCCGCGTGCTGTCTCGCTATGTCGACGCCATCATGATCCGCACCAACGACCCGGCCAAGCTGGACGAGTTGGCGGCCTATGCCAGCGTGCCCGTCATCAACGGCCTGACCGACACCACGCATCCCTGCCAGATCATGGCCGACATCATGACGGTGGAGGAACATCGCGGTCCCATCGGCGGCAAGGTGGTGGCCTGGAGCGGCGACGGCAACAATGTCGCCAACACCTGGATTCAAGCCGCCGCCTTGTTCGGATTCGAAATGCGTCTGGCCTGCCCGGCCAATCTGCCGCCCGACGCTGACATCATGGCCTGGGCCCGCGCCAAGGGCGCCAAGATCGTGTTGACCGAGGACCCCGCCGCCGCGGTCAAGGGCGCCGACGCCGTCATCACAGACGCCTGGGTTTCCATGGGTTTCGAATCCGAAAATCGCCAGCAGTTTCTTGAACCCTACGCCGTAACCGAAAGCCTGATGGCGCACGCCAAACCCGACGCCTTGTTCTTGCACTGCCTGCCCGCCCACCGGGGCGAGGAGGTCACCGACGGCGTGATCGACGGACCTTGGTCGGTGGTTTGGGACGAGGCGGAAAACCGCCTGCATGCCCAGAAGGGCATCCTGATGTGGTGCCTGGAAGGCGCTTAG
- a CDS encoding aspartate aminotransferase family protein: MISAVMPTYARADLAFERGAGCWLESVDGRRFLDFGAGVAVNALGHAHPRLVAALTAQAQKLWHCSNLYRVPGQERVAARLVEASFADTAFFCNSGAEAMECAIKMVRKYHDTTGTPERYRCITVEGAFHGRTLATIAAGGQEKHLKGFDPVVDGFDQVPFGNMNALRAAITGQTAAIIVEPVQGEGGIRPAETDYLKKLRLAADEFGLLLVFDEVQCGMGRTGSLFAYQQAGVAPDIMALAKGLGGGFPIGACLASERAAQGMTAGTHGSTFGGNPLAMAVAETVLDVMQEPGFLQEVARKGALLHDRLCLLVERHPSLLLSARGLGLMQGLVCKRPNGDIAEACYAQGLLTVLAGDNVLRILPPLIVTDEEILEGCAKLEAALAALESRGA, encoded by the coding sequence ATGATCAGCGCCGTAATGCCGACTTATGCCAGAGCCGACCTTGCCTTCGAGCGGGGCGCAGGCTGCTGGCTGGAAAGCGTCGATGGCAGGCGCTTTTTGGATTTCGGAGCGGGCGTCGCGGTCAACGCGCTTGGCCATGCGCACCCCAGGCTGGTGGCGGCCCTGACCGCCCAGGCGCAGAAACTCTGGCATTGTTCGAATCTGTATCGCGTGCCGGGCCAGGAAAGGGTGGCGGCGCGCTTGGTCGAGGCCAGCTTTGCCGATACCGCCTTCTTTTGTAATTCGGGCGCCGAGGCGATGGAATGCGCCATCAAGATGGTGCGCAAATATCATGACACCACCGGCACGCCGGAGCGCTATCGCTGCATCACGGTCGAGGGCGCCTTTCATGGCCGCACCCTGGCCACCATCGCGGCGGGCGGCCAGGAAAAGCATTTGAAGGGTTTCGATCCCGTCGTCGACGGCTTCGATCAGGTTCCCTTCGGCAACATGAATGCGTTGCGCGCCGCCATCACCGGGCAAACGGCGGCCATTATCGTTGAACCCGTGCAAGGCGAAGGCGGCATCCGCCCGGCCGAGACCGACTATCTGAAAAAACTGCGCCTGGCCGCCGACGAGTTCGGCCTGCTGCTGGTTTTCGACGAGGTTCAGTGCGGCATGGGCCGCACCGGCAGCCTGTTCGCCTATCAGCAGGCGGGCGTGGCCCCCGACATTATGGCGCTGGCCAAGGGACTGGGCGGCGGCTTTCCCATCGGCGCCTGTCTGGCCAGCGAGCGCGCCGCGCAGGGTATGACGGCAGGCACGCATGGCAGCACTTTCGGCGGCAATCCTTTGGCGATGGCGGTGGCCGAGACGGTGCTGGACGTCATGCAGGAACCCGGCTTCTTGCAGGAAGTCGCCCGCAAGGGCGCCCTGCTGCATGATCGTCTTTGCCTGCTGGTCGAGCGCCATCCCTCCTTGCTGCTGTCGGCAAGGGGACTGGGATTGATGCAGGGCTTGGTCTGCAAACGTCCCAACGGCGACATCGCCGAAGCCTGCTACGCCCAGGGACTGCTGACCGTTCTGGCGGGCGACAATGTCTTGCGCATCCTTCCGCCCTTGATCGTCACGGACGAGGAAATCTTGGAAGGCTGCGCCAAACTTGAAGCGGCTTTAGCCGCCTTGGAAAGCCGGGGGGCTTGA
- a CDS encoding complex I NDUFA9 subunit family protein, translating into MSGCVVTVFGASGFIGRQVVQRLAASGATVRAAVRDPIGAAFLKPMGEVGQVIPIKADLRDKTAIARAVEGASAVINLVGILYESGAAKFETIHVEGAKRIAQAAKAAGVQSLVHVSALGADANSPSAYARSKAKGEAEVLAQFPDAVIMRPSVVFGPDDDFFNRFANLARLTRMLPVFVSDGFRPKFSLQDLSFDFDLFGSGGAAFQPVYVGDLADAILAVLNKPDAKGGTFEIAGPRPIRMKEVMEMVATAIKRSPAILPLPPFVGKIQAFFLQFLPKPPLTPDQMKLLARDNVPSGKHPGLKELGIRPTAPEAIIPAYLTRHQPGARRSAHHI; encoded by the coding sequence ATGTCCGGCTGTGTGGTGACGGTTTTTGGCGCTTCTGGGTTCATTGGGCGCCAAGTGGTGCAACGGTTGGCGGCCAGCGGCGCCACGGTGCGCGCCGCCGTGCGAGACCCCATCGGAGCCGCTTTCCTGAAGCCCATGGGCGAGGTTGGGCAGGTCATTCCCATCAAGGCAGATCTGCGCGACAAGACCGCCATCGCCAGGGCCGTAGAAGGGGCAAGTGCCGTGATCAATCTGGTCGGCATCCTTTATGAAAGCGGCGCCGCCAAGTTCGAAACCATCCATGTCGAGGGTGCCAAGCGGATCGCCCAGGCCGCCAAGGCGGCGGGCGTTCAAAGCCTAGTCCATGTTTCGGCCCTGGGCGCCGACGCCAATTCGCCTTCGGCCTATGCCCGCAGCAAGGCCAAGGGCGAGGCCGAGGTGCTGGCCCAGTTCCCCGATGCCGTCATCATGCGCCCCAGCGTCGTTTTCGGACCCGATGACGATTTTTTCAACCGCTTCGCCAATCTGGCCCGCCTGACCCGCATGTTGCCGGTTTTCGTATCCGACGGCTTCAGGCCTAAATTCTCGCTGCAGGACCTTAGCTTCGACTTCGATCTGTTCGGATCGGGCGGGGCCGCCTTCCAGCCGGTTTATGTGGGCGATCTGGCCGACGCCATCCTGGCCGTGCTGAACAAGCCCGATGCCAAGGGCGGCACCTTCGAGATCGCCGGCCCGCGCCCCATCCGCATGAAGGAAGTGATGGAAATGGTGGCCACCGCCATCAAGCGCAGCCCGGCCATCCTGCCCCTGCCCCCCTTCGTCGGCAAGATTCAGGCCTTTTTCCTGCAATTCCTGCCCAAGCCCCCCCTGACGCCCGACCAGATGAAGCTGCTGGCCAGGGATAATGTACCGTCCGGCAAGCATCCCGGACTGAAGGAATTGGGCATCCGCCCGACCGCGCCCGAGGCGATCATCCCCGCCTATCTGACCCGCCACCAGCCCGGCGCGCGCCGCAGCGCGCATCATATTTAA
- a CDS encoding ribonuclease H-like domain-containing protein, producing MANHLHHGDLPEGLDLGPVIAIDTETMGLNPMRDRLCVVQLSSGDGNAHLVHFQNRYEAPRLKAMLADPKRLKMFHYARFDIAMLARWLGVTCAPVYCTKIASRLTRTNTDKHGLKDLCRDLLGVEMSKQQQTSDWGAAGLTAEQLAYAASDVLHLHALKAKLDDLLLREGRKALADSCFSFLPTRAALDLLGWDEEDIFAH from the coding sequence ATGGCCAATCATCTGCACCATGGCGACCTGCCCGAAGGGCTTGATCTCGGCCCCGTCATCGCCATCGACACCGAAACCATGGGGTTGAACCCCATGCGCGACCGGTTGTGCGTGGTGCAATTGTCGTCGGGCGACGGCAACGCCCATCTGGTCCATTTCCAAAACCGCTATGAAGCGCCGCGCCTGAAAGCGATGCTGGCCGATCCCAAGCGCCTGAAAATGTTCCATTACGCCAGGTTCGACATCGCCATGCTGGCCCGCTGGCTGGGCGTGACCTGCGCGCCGGTTTATTGCACCAAGATCGCCTCCAGGCTTACCCGGACCAATACCGACAAGCATGGGCTGAAGGATTTGTGCCGCGATCTTTTGGGCGTCGAAATGTCCAAGCAGCAGCAGACCAGCGACTGGGGAGCGGCCGGCCTGACCGCCGAACAGTTGGCCTATGCCGCTTCCGACGTTCTGCATCTGCATGCCCTGAAAGCGAAGCTGGACGATCTGCTGCTGCGCGAGGGCCGCAAGGCCCTGGCCGATTCCTGCTTTTCCTTTCTGCCCACCCGCGCTGCCCTCGATCTCTTGGGCTGGGACGAAGAAGACATCTTCGCGCACTAA
- the hutG gene encoding N-formylglutamate deformylase, which translates to MELWRRIEAGSPLLIDVPHAGTYLPPDMAARLTPEALALPDTDWHVDRLFAFAERIGAGFLAATHSRYVIDLNRDPEGRLLYPGSDNTELVPLTRFDWQPIYRDGQAPDNAEVAQRIETFWKPYHERLSADIDAIVKRFGHCVLLDGHSIPHSVPRFFEGRLPDLNLGSSEGKSAGPDFCDAAWRVLEGQGQYSSVRDGRFTGGHITRHYGRPEQGVHALQIEIVQDAYMDEAQPHDFAEEKAQNVISILERMAKALLAVRR; encoded by the coding sequence ATGGAACTCTGGCGACGGATCGAAGCTGGAAGCCCCCTTTTGATCGACGTTCCGCATGCCGGAACTTATCTTCCGCCCGACATGGCCGCCCGGCTGACGCCCGAAGCCCTGGCGCTTCCCGATACCGATTGGCATGTCGACCGGCTTTTCGCATTTGCCGAGCGAATCGGGGCGGGGTTCCTGGCCGCCACCCATTCGCGTTACGTGATCGATCTGAACCGCGACCCCGAGGGTCGGCTGCTCTATCCCGGCAGCGACAACACGGAGCTGGTTCCCCTGACCCGCTTCGACTGGCAGCCCATCTATCGAGACGGGCAAGCGCCCGACAATGCAGAGGTGGCACAGCGCATCGAGACCTTCTGGAAGCCCTATCACGAGAGGCTTAGCGCGGATATAGACGCCATCGTCAAGCGCTTCGGCCATTGCGTCTTGCTGGACGGCCATTCGATCCCGCACAGCGTGCCGCGATTCTTCGAAGGCCGCCTGCCCGATCTCAATCTGGGATCGTCCGAGGGTAAAAGCGCTGGCCCAGACTTCTGCGACGCCGCTTGGCGCGTGCTGGAAGGGCAAGGCCAATATTCAAGCGTACGCGACGGGCGCTTCACCGGCGGCCATATCACCCGCCATTACGGACGACCGGAGCAAGGCGTGCATGCGCTTCAGATCGAAATCGTCCAGGATGCTTATATGGACGAGGCCCAACCCCACGACTTCGCGGAAGAAAAGGCGCAGAACGTGATCTCGATCCTTGAGCGAATGGCCAAGGCCTTGCTGGCCGTCAGGCGCTAG